gagcactgtagactcaaacaatgatagatctcaaccccaacaatgatagaattaggccaaacttcccacacagacaccTCTCTCttgctttgaagggactcgctggtgagAGCCGTCCTTccgcctcacatgctctccctcgcctgcacatgcgcaccaagcggccatgtgctgagcacacctgctctcccctccctgcttggagtctcagaaacagccctccccttggctgagaggccagccaatcacagaggaggagggcttttggtgggaagattcgcagtctgtttccaaaaaggaagagaaggaccagCGGACAGATCTTccgccttctctgtcaaaggggctcctaagaccatcagaaatatatgttttctggtggcctttggtgacccctctgaaaccccttcacaactccccagaggtcctgacccccacattgagaaacgctgctccagACCCAACACAAACAATGCCCTCTTCCTGCTCACAAAAGAATGGACCTGTTGGCATTAAAGCTGATCATTATGGTTCCAGATCCATACTGGAGATTTCCCAAAGAGGGAGAAGGACTGAGGGGCCACTTTCTGGAGACAAATGTGTGAAACGTCTTTAATCGGTTGAGTGTTTTGCCGCACATTGCCCTGGAGTGAAGCTGGAACAAGCTCAGGGAGCAACCGGAAGCGGAAGACTCGCATCCAGCACACATTAGAGTTCCAGGATTCCCCACCTGGCCACCCAGACTCATGGAGAGCCCCAAACGTAGCCACAGGGCTAGACCACCAAGGAGGAGGCCAAAGTCTGGAGGATCTCTGCACCGAGGAGGCATCATTGCTGGGAAGCTCCGAGGAGGACAGTCACCGGCTGAAACAGTGGTCCATTTACCGAAGGTCCAGAACCACCACATCTCGCTCCAGGATGCTCACATGGGTGCAAgtctggaagaagaagaaaggggaggagatGGATGATGTTGCCTGCCCATTCAGGCCACTTACCCATAGCCATGGCTCTGCAAGTGGTCATTCAGAGCTGGACAGAGGTGCCTTCGGAGACAAAAAGCCCCACAATGGAGCCAATGTGTCAcaattaatactgatattgtactatgctgataatataTGATATGTAAATACGAGGGTATTTTTttagtaaggtccgttttgttgtacacactagtagttcacgcgcatagcgcaacgagcgcgtgcgtcgtgtaccggcatgcctcgggaacaactgtgttcagtttccgctctgtagcgaacctgtacggttctgttctgtgctttaaaaatgtttaagactaccaactcaccctccgcatgtgaggttcgctcagtgatatggtttttgtcagcacggaacctgcctgctgcagaaattcatcgacagatttgtgaagtgtacggtgatactgttatgagtgaaagcaaagtgcgtaagtgggtacgacaattcaaagatggccgtgacaacgtccatgatgaggaccgctccggtcgcccttctttgattacagacgatttggtggcttcagttgaagcgaggatttgtgagaacaggcgcttcacaacaacaggtctctcaaacgaatctCCTGatgtgtcgagatcagtgctttacaacattgtttctgaacacctaaagtttagaaAACTGCTCCCATTGGGTCCCAAAACCCCTAACAGAGGActacaaaaaccaaagatttgagtgtgcgatcaaatcaaattgtctgtaatcaaagaagggcgacctatctcatcagccaaaagcaggtctacacttcccattgaaatactaataagtttatatttgttaaaactgttattcattttaattattgtattgttttaaagtgtttttttgcactacaaataagatatgtgcagtgtgcataggaattcattcatgttgtttttcaaattataatccggccctccaacagtttgagggactgtgacgtggccctctgttcgaaaagtttgaggacccctgttttaaagttattgaaaaattGTTCATAACACAAAGCATGTCCCAAAACCCTTAAGAGTCTTTTTTGAGGCCAAAATGTAACCGGGGAGAGGGCCAAGCTGTGTTCTTCAGCCCCAGGTACAAGCCCTTCTCTAGAGGAaggggtgaagaaaggaaggaagtgaaggctCTCATCAGCAAGGATCAGGACAGGCGTCAGTTCAAGCAGGCCCTGCAGGACCCTCACAATGGAGGAGAGCCAACACTTGTAGGAGGGAACCATGAACACGCTCTGGGCCTCTTCTCCGGAGATACTTACAGTGAAGAGGGGAGGGTCTTTGCTGTGTGGGTGGAAACCCTTCTGCCGACAAGAAGAAATCTCCTCCATGCCGTGCTCCGTCAGTTTAAAGAACCCCGTCCTGGGAGAAGAAACCCCAAAGGAAATCAGTTCAGCTGGACAAAGTTTTGCGGTTGTTATTATTCCAGTGCAGGGTAGAACTCCAGTGcaaatcagacttggccacggtgttAATTGCTgtcgttacatctagaatagactactgcaacacactatgtggggttgcctttgaagactgctcagaagcttcaaatagtccaacgagaggcagccaggttaataactggggcagcatacagggagccatacaactcccatgttacgccagctcctctggctgccagtttgctaccaggcacaattcaaagtgctggctttggcctataaagccctaaacggccccagcccaaattacctaTCCGAGCGCATCTCTCACTATGAACCAtagcggagattaagatcctctggggaggccctgctttccatcccgccattgtcacgggcacgattggtggggacgagagacagggtcttcttggtgattgctccccagctatggaactcccttcctggtgagatcaggttggccccctccctcctgtcctttaggatggtaaaaacttggctgtgggaccaagctttcgggacagggcaataaagcggcaataggaaagatgactaggccaattagatttgacgttgATGACTACGtgtcaaatattttaatattttgaggggttttttttaatgtttatgtattgtatgtgaatttgtgtcctggcattgaatgtttgccgtgtatatgatGTGCTCTCCAAATTCCGCcctcctcccaaatgtcaagattctatttcccccaaactccaccagtgttcacatttgggcatattgagtattcgtgtagagtttggtccagatccatcattgtttgagtcaactgtgctctctagatgtcgcctgaggactgagaaaagcggtatataaataaagtaaataaataaaaataaatattagatgtaggtgaactacaactccaaaaccaaaggacactgcccaccaaacccttccagtattttctgttggttgtggcaGCTCAgtctgtcaagtttggttcaattccatcgttggtggggttcagaatgctctttgattgtaggtgaactataaatcccagcaattacagctcccaaatgacaaaatcatattttttgagtgatggtcactccttgtgttgtgagacgttttgttgccaaatttggtgtgatttcatttattggttcttttgcttttaaggtactcattatgcacagagcatatttatatatatatatatatatagattatattgaaCCTGACCGATGACAAGTATATAAGATCTACCATGGTTATTGCTCTCTCTTGATTCCAGACCTGTTTCTATTCCCTCCAATACTTTCTGATCCCGAGGCGCCATAGAATATTGCacagaatgaaggaagaaaaacaaacccATGCATGTATTTATTGCAAGCGGAGATATCCGCAACACTCACTCTTGGTATTTTGGTGAGCAGACAATAGCGATGGACTCCGGCAGCATCATCTGGTAGGAGCAGTGCGTGTGCAGGTCCACACTGGAGAGGAAGGCCGTTTGGGTCGGGTGAGTctagaggaagaggaagccaAAGGGGAAATAAGGGAACGCTGAACACTCGCAAATCAGGTCTCTGAGCCCCACTCTTTCTGGAAAGGGAAAGAGTGGGTCAAGGCATGACCCCCAAGGAATGTAATTGCCCCAGGAGATTTTCCTCCAATCCCCAAATCCTCAGCATTCAAGAAATGGCAGGATTCCCCCAAAGGAGCACGGAAATAGACAAAGAGTAGGCAAAGACAACAAATAGAAGTGGTTTGGGAATGAACAACTTCCACAGTCCTGCTAGATatttgggaactgaaggaaaATGTCATCTGGATGCAGAATTCCTAATGGGAGGATCAAAACACCTAAATGCTACAGGAAGTTCTAGAATCTAGATGCTGCAACACAGAGCAAGCGCTCCACCCGTACCACCACGAAGAATTAAATGGCAgctaaataccatatatactcgagtataagccgagtttttcagccctttttattattattattattattattattattaaactttatttgtaccccgctagcatttcccgaaggactcgatgcggcttacataggccaaggcctcaaaacacaacaatacacctaaagcaaattaaaaacagttaaagcaatattaacaacaataaataaacaatacatcaagacactataaaactgggccgggccagagtgatGGGtccaagattaaaagtgctgatgtggcaggaggtatgtaggattataaggtaagtgcagtgtgcggtgtgcagcaatcttagttctactaaagtgcttctgggacttggtattggagattcctaatctgggaaggcacatcggaacagccaggtcttcaagttcttttgaaagactgccaatgtagtgtaatagtaataatggaggctgaaaaagcctcccttggtttatactcgagtcagttatttattattttactctgttgttattattattatcattccatttattattttactctattattattattattattattacagttattatttttatctatttattattattattactacatttatttttctctatttattattgttatcactacatttattatttttctctgtgattattgctattacatttcttattttattccattattactattacacttattattttactctattattattgttacatctattattttttctctatttattattgttattattatgtttattattttagtctatctattattattacatttattattttacttatttttatgtttatttttactcTATGAATATTAGCATTACATGGAACGatgatatggctgatgagactgtttaaATGATGggttatgtattgttaattatgcttttatgtttaattgtggttttaattttgtaatttgttatgtaatggcttcggaatggggcccactgtaagccgtcctgagtccccgttCAGGggctgagaaggatgggatagaaatgcgagaaataaaataaataaataaattgttattatcacatttattttactctattattattgttattacatttattattgtactctattactgatattattacattcattattttaatctgttattattacacttattattttactctattattactgttattattacatttccattattttactttattgttattattattgttattattacatttcttattttactctctttattattattggaaggatacataagcacgcATACATCGAAGaatgttagaataatggtttaatcagagttaaaaagtcttatcttaaattagagtTTTATGTAAATCTTCAAAAAAAAATAACCCATTgaagcctcaattaatgtaattggtatctatttttattttcaaatttaccagtagctgctgcatttcccgccctcagcttatactcaagtcaatatgttttcccagttttttgtggtaaaattaggtgccttggcttatattcagatcggcttatactcgagtatatatggtaatatgaGTGCTATGGATGTCAGTCCTGCAAAAGAGTGATGGGATCCATGTGTGACAGAGAAGCCATAGGGATGGTCCAAGACTGTGCCCCAGATGGcttctcattctccttccttGATCCCAAAGATATCCAAGCTCTGCAAGAAGACCCTGGTCCCTGAAAGGCCCCAAACGACACTTACATGGATCCATCCCAAGGTGATCAAGCTGTATTGATCCTGGATGAGGAAGAGCTCCTCTTCGTTCTCTGTGTTGCAATAGTCGGGGCCCCCAGTCTGCTTGGGGACGATGACGTGGTTGATGGTGAACTCGTTCTGCATCTGGAGCAAGGGGAAAGCAAGTAGGGAATGTACCATTGCCATCAGAGACAGAGGGAATGGACAGGTGTTGCCAGCccattttaatcatgaattttaaattcacCTCCTGTTCACCTCTTTCTTCTGtgtatttcaatatgtatttAATAGAAATACACTTTAATAGGTGCATTTCATAGACTGTTCACAATTGCTGATATATGTTTCAACTATGTTGAAACCTgcttcgagccacaaggagaggcaggtaagaaaataaataataataataataataataataataataaacgccatgaaagccagaattgaaaagtcgacaacagatcccaaatgttgactctgcaaggaagcagatgaaacaatagatcacatcctcagctgctgcaagaagatcgcgcagacagactacaagcagaggcataacactgttgctcagatgattcattggaacttgtaccacaaataccatctgcctgcgacaaagaactggtgggatcacaagccagaaaaagtgccagagaatgaacacgtcaagctactctgggacttctggattcagacagagagagttttggagcataatactcctgacctcacaatcataaGATCATATGAAGCACTGGCTACAGGACACTTCCTGATATTAGGATGCTGATGATCCCTGCCATCTCCCTACCAGCTTTCCGCAAAGGATCCCGCAGGTCTCTATGCCTCTCGCGGTGTTGGCGTCAGCCAGCTGGAGGAATCTATGGCAGAGCTCCCTGGGGACGATGACCTGGCGAAGGCCTTCTATGGCTGCATCTGGAGAGGAAGAGAAACAAAGGGGTTGGATTGGCCAAGGCCCTGACACTGGCCAGCCTCCTCCATGGCCTGTGAGTTCTCAGTGTGGGAGGATCTTGATCCAATTCCAGAACGGAGCATCCATTCCGTTGCCAGCCGCAGAGTGCCATGGTTGATGCCATTTGCACAGAAGCAGGTCTACAAAAGAAGCCCGATTGAAAGGAGCAATCTTGCTTTCAGCCTGTGCTCCACATGAGTCCTaaggataataatgataatgataataataataataataataataataataatactttatttatacctcgccaccatctccccaagggactcggagtggcttacatgaggccaagtccaacaacacatcaataaaacaacaagcaataaacaaaataaacaatacaatgagtttctccctcacaaacaatctgttccatccctgtctcatcctgattttagtatttttagtagtTTAGTTTTTTATCTTACACATGTGGCCCTTTCATTGTTATTTTCTTGTGTATGAGTttgctttatcttttttttttgtactcatatactgtatgtattttactgtgttgttattgtgttttagttttattttattgtaatatgctgttgggcttggtctcatgttagccgccccaagttcccattggggagatggtggctgggtattaaataaagatgatgatgatgattattattattattattatggagcccccggtggcacggtgggttaaactcctgtgccggcaggactgaagaccaacaggttgcaggttcaaatccagggagaggcgaatgagctccctctatcagctccagctcctcatgcagggacatgagagaagcctcccacaaggatgataaaaacatcaaatcatccaggcattccctgggcaacgtccttgcagatggccaattctctcacaccagaagcaacttgcagtttctcaagtcactcctgacacgacaaaaaaatattattattattattcctctcaagcaagagttctttctcacaccctgtaCATcacttcacagatatataaacctcacttgcgtagtttccaacagacctcacaacctctgaggatgcctgccacaaacgTGGGTGAAATTTCagatgagaatgcttctggaacatggccatacagcctggaactcACAGCAActaagtgattctggccatgaaagccttcaacagcataTTAATTCTGGATTATTTTATTACACTGAATGAAAAGCTGGTGGGTTTTGTTTTTATAGatttgattgggttgttgtgtttggccccatctacatagGCCATTAAAATGCACTCTGAAGCCAGCTTTAAACTGTGGCACTTAGACAACAAACCTTCACGAAAGTgcgcaaaagaaagcccttaatgttcCCCATTGGTACTCCATGGTTTGTATCATGGAGCACCAAACCGGTGCCAAGATTTACTATCAAATCATCTACATCCAGGCTTCATTTGCAAGGCATACTGACCGCTGTGCAGGCTGCTCTGAGTTCCGGGCTTCAAGGAGCGGTCCACCGCAGGCGGCTTGGGTAGAGTGACCCCTCCTCCGCTGCTGGGAGGCTGGACCTGGGGGTCCGTGGGTGGCCTGAGAGCCCCGGGGACCAAGGGGCCATCCTGCGCGGAGGCCTCTGGCCCCAGCCCCCCAAACTGCTGCAGGACCCTCAGCCGCTCCTTCTCCAGCTCCTGGCGCCGGATCATCTCCTCAAAGGCCTGGAACTGCTCCTGCTCGGCCTGCTGCTGCTTCATCAGGGCCACCCTCTGCCTCTCTTCCTCCAGCTGCTGCTGAAGAGCCAGGCTCCGGGCAAACTCCTCCTCTTGCTTCTTCTGTAACAAAGGGAAGGAGGCATGACAAaaatgttattgccccaaccttattctccaccTTCATCACTATGGTAGTGcgccttgttgatgggaagcttcccacccgagtggaaatcatctatcggacagatggcaagcagaatcaaagccaaaaccaaggtcacaacaacatgttataCAACTctgatatgctgatgataacatagtctatgcgcattcagaagaaaacctccaagacactctaaacacctttgtagaagcatatgagaagctcggcctttcACTGagacatcgagaaaaccaaagtgctcttccagcaatcaccagccaatttattatttattaattatttatttgcggcatttatatgccgcccttctcaccccgaaggggactcagagcagcttacaatataaattttcatacaatatattatattattagcatagtacaatatcagtattgtatattactatattgtactataccattatattgtaatattattagtaatattacatgtaatgtaaatatataattataatattgtattattactagtattatattgtattacattataatattataaatattatatgtatatactatatatataaatccattttatataccaccactccccgaaggctcggagcggtttacaacatacatatgtgatacattacatttcaaatcaaagaaaaaaatcaatcagtattatattattagtaaagacaagatggaagtgtcttctgctcccctctgtcttcactctggccaatCCCtccgcaatgccagaaatacagcttaatggtgtaacattatttatttatatttttatttatttgctgcatttgttaaccgccgttctcagccctagggcgactcacggcggtgtacaacatataaaagacaatttacaataaagccaagacgacaaaaaaccaacaaatcactaatacacaatcatctaattaGAGAATGTTAAGCATTTctactcccttggcagccccctctccataataatcaacattgacactgaaatacaacatcgcttgagctctgcgagtgcagcatttttctgaataaagcagagagtgtttgaggatcgggacatctgtagggagaccaaggggcttgtttataaaactgttgtcctcccaaccctgttatacgcctgcgaaacgtggaccgTCTACAGACGTCGCACTCAACTGGAACAaatccatcagcgttgcctccgaaaaatcctgcaaatct
This portion of the Anolis sagrei isolate rAnoSag1 chromosome 7, rAnoSag1.mat, whole genome shotgun sequence genome encodes:
- the STAMBP gene encoding STAM-binding protein — its product is MPDHADTSLPPEDRVRGLVQMGSNVEVNEDVPPRRYYRSGVELIRMANIYSEEGNIERAFILYNKYITLFIEKLPKHREYKTAVIPEKRETVKKLKEVAFPRAEELKKDLIEKYSKEYEEYVIRKKKQEEEFARSLALQQQLEEERQRVALMKQQQAEQEQFQAFEEMIRRQELEKERLRVLQQFGGLGPEASAQDGPLVPGALRPPTDPQVQPPSSGGGVTLPKPPAVDRSLKPGTQSSLHSDAAIEGLRQVIVPRELCHRFLQLADANTARGIETCGILCGKLMQNEFTINHVIVPKQTGGPDYCNTENEEELFLIQDQYSLITLGWIHTHPTQTAFLSSVDLHTHCSYQMMLPESIAIVCSPKYQETGFFKLTEHGMEEISSCRQKGFHPHSKDPPLFTTCTHVSILERDVVVLDLR